The Halalkalicoccus tibetensis genome contains the following window.
TCCCCGATCGCCTCACGGGCCCGATCGACGTCGCGGAACGTCATGAACCCGTGGACCATGTCGTCGTAGTTCCTGTAGCGCGTGGGGACCCCGTCGCCGACGAGCCGCTCGGCGTACGCCGTCCCGCCGTCACGGAGCGGGTCGAACCCCGCCGTGACGACCGTCGTGGGGGCGACGCCGGAGAGGTCACAGGCGTTTGCCGGGTCGGCGTACGGGTTTCGCCTGTGGATCTCGTTCACGTAGTAACAGCGGTTGAACCACTCCATATCGTCCTCGCCGAGAACGATCCCCGCGTTCTCCCGGACGGATTCCTGGCGTTCCTCGATGCCGACGGCGGGATAGACGAGGGTCTGCTGGGCGATCTCGGGGCCATCGCGCTCGGCGGCCATGAGCGCAGCGACGGCAGCGAGGGTTCCCCCGGCCGAATCACCCGCGACCGCGACGGTCCCGGTTCCGTCGACCGCCTCCGGGTTCGCGGCCGCCCACTCGACGGCGGCATAGGCGTCCTCGACGGCCGCCGGGAACGGGTGTTCGGGCGCGAGCCGGTAATCGACCGAGAGGACGCCACAGCCGCTCTCCCGTGTAAGATGCCGACAGAGCCAGTCGTGCGTCTCGATACTCCCGAAAACGAACCCGCCGCCGTGAAAGAACACGACCGTCGGGACCGGCCCGTCCGCGTCCGGCAGGTAGAGGCGGGCAGTGAGTTCCCCCGCCGGACCGGGGATCCGTCGGTCGACGGTCGCGCCGACGGGCGGCGGGTTCCGGTTCCTGAGCCACATCGTCGGCCGGGTGAGAAGCCGGAGGAGCTTCACTCCACGGCGACTGTGCGGGAGCGGGAGGCGGTCCTGCCGGTCGACCGCCGCCTGTGCCTGCGGGTCGATCTCGCCGGCCTGCATGTCGGCTGGTAGATAGACAACCACAAAAACACTCCCGGATCCGGCGAACGTCGGTCCCGATGCCGTCGTCGGCGGTAGCACCGTGACGGGAAGGGCTGTGAACGCGGGCCCGCTCGGACCACGGCGGCTTCTCGGCTTCGTACTTCAACGACGATTCCGTAGTCGATCGGACCACTACCTCTCGCAGTCCCCAACGATTCTAGCGATCGGAGTGAAACACTCCCTTCTCACGCACGCCGTGAACGCGAGCAGGGACCGGAGAGACCGAAACAGAAAAGCGCCATCGGGGTCGACAGTAACATCTACTATGGAGATCCGCCTGGACGAGATCGATCGGCAGGTCATCTACAGTCTCATGAAGGACTCCCGCAACACGTCCGCTCCCGACGTCGCCGAGATGGTGAACGTCTCTCCCGGTACGATCCGAAACAGGATCGAACGCCTGGAGAAGGCCGGCGTGATCACCGGCTACTCCGCTCGCATCGATTTCGAACGTGCCGACGGACAGCTCACGAACCTCTACATCTGTAACGCACCCGTCTCGGAACGCGAGTCGCTCATCGGTCAGGTCCAGACTATCCCCGGCGTGATCAACGTCCGCGAGCTGATGGCAGGACAGCGAAACCTCCACGTTCTGGCCATCGGCGAGGACACGGCGGATCTCCGCAGGATCGCGACTGGGATCTCGAAGCTCGGGATCGACATCCAGGAGGAGGATCTCGTCGAGTCCGAGGTCGACCATCCCTACGTTCCGTACGGTCCCGAGGAGGACGAACGGCGGCGTACACTCTCCGACTTCATGAGTCTGGCAGGCGGATCGGAGATCGTCGAGATCACCGTCCAGGACGAAGCACCCGTCACGGGCTCCACGGTCGCGGAGGCCGTCGAGGACGGGATCATCGACAATCAGATCCTGCTGATCGCGATCGAGCGTGAAGGTGACATCCTCACTCCACACGGCAACACGACCATTCAGGCCAAGGACGTCGTGACGCTGTTCTCACGTGGAGGGGTTGACGAACCGATGCTGACGGGGTTCCGGGGCGACAGCACGCCGGCCTGATCGGACGGGGCTCCCCGCTCAGACCGACCGATCGAGAACGCGAAAGGCGGCCCAGATCACCCAGACCCAGACGACGACCCCGACGACGACGAGCTCCTGGCGGATCAAGAGGTCGCCCGTGATCTGCAGCGTGAAGTATTCCAGGGCGCCATAGAGAGCTATCACCGCAAGAACGTCCCAGATGGAACGTGGGTCCCTGATGCGTGGATGTCTCATTGAACGGTCGTCTCGTTAGCTCCAAAGCGTGTGGTCTCACTCCGTTTCCCGACTCGCCTTCCCCGAGTACGCTACTTCCGGTCCCCGTAACCGGTTTACGGTTGCAACATACAAATAGGCATTTGCTATTCATACCGTAAAAGCACGAGGGTAATACTCAGCCAAGCCGAACTCTATCGGTGTATTTATCTGACTGTGCCCATCCCTTTCGAGTACGGCAGTCGAGTAATCCGATATCAGACGGGCCGTAGTAATCCGTGATACAACAATGAGTAGTAGTGATCAGGAACTCGCACGTGATCTTGGCTTCTTGGAGGCGTATACCCTCGGATTAGGGACGATGATCGGAGCGGGGATCTTCGTTCTCCCGGGGATCGTCGCCGAAAGCGCCGGTCCGGCGAGCATGGTTTCGTTCACGCTCGGCGGTGTCGTTGCGCTCCTGGCGGCCCTCTCGCTTTCGGAACTGGCGACCGGGATGCCGAAAGCCGGGGGTAGCTACTACTACGTGAACCACGCCCTCGGGAGTTTCTTCGGGACCATCGTCGGGTGGGGGATGTGGGCCGGCCTGATGTTCGCGACGGCCTTCTACATGCTCGGCTTCGGCCAGTACCTCACCAACCAGCCCTCCGATGCGCTCATCGTCGTCGCCGCGGGGCTGGTGATGGCCTCGCTCCTCGTCGCGGTCAACTACCGGGGGGTCAAGGAGACGGGCTCGCTCCAGAACGTCATCGTTCTCGTGCTCATCTGTCTGATCGGCGCGTTCATCGTCGTCGGTCTCGTCCGGATCAACACCGACCTGCTCACGCCCTTCGCACCGGCCGGCTGGGGCGCGGTCGGTGCGACCACCGGAACGGTGTTCGTGACGTTCATCGGCTTCGAGGTCATCGCGACCAGCGCCGAGGAGATCAAGGACCCCGGACGGAACCTCCCGCTGTCGATGATCGCCGCGGTCGTGACGCCGACGTTGCTCTACGTCCTCGTCATGCTCGTGAGCACGGGTCTCCTCCCGGTTCCGGACCTGGCCGGCTCGGACGTGCCCGTTGCGGACGTCGCCGCCGAGGCAGTGGGGGTGTTCGGTGCGCTCAGCGTCGCCGGTTACAGTCTGGAGCTGGCGACGGTCGGATCGGTCATCATGATCGCTGGCGCGATCCTCGCGACGGTCTCTTCGGCGAACGCCTCGATCCTGTCCGCGGCCCGCGTCAACTTCGCCATGGGCCGCGATCGCATCCTCACCAACTGGCTCAACCAGATCCACGAGCAGTACCGGACGCCGTATCGAGCCATCGTCGCGACCGGTGCGCTCATCCTCCTGTTGATCGCAAGCCCGTTGCCGATCGACACGCTCGCCGACGTCGCGAGTTTCATGTTCCTCATCACGTACGCGCTCGTCCACATCGCGGTGATCGTTCTGCGCCGGGCCGACCCCGACGAGTACGAGCCGGACTTCCGGATCCCAGCCGTCCTCTACCCGGTCGTTCCGATAGTGGGCTCCCTGGCCTGTCTCGTCATCATGGTCCAGATGGCGTGGGTCGTGCAGGCGATCGGCCTCGGGATCGTCGGTGCCGGCGTCCTCTGGTATCAGTTCTACGCCAAGGACAAGGCGATCGCGACGAGCCTGGTCGGGGAAGCTATCGCGGAGCAACCCAGCCGACCGCCGGCCGACGAGCAGCTCTATCGCGTGGTCGTTCCGGTCGCGAACCCGGAGACACAGCGCCATCTCCTTCGGCTGGCGGCGGCCAGTGCACGGGAAAGCGCGAACTCGGAGGGGATCGACCGCGCGGAGATCGTCGCGGTCAACATCACCGAGGTCCCACCCCAGACGTCGCTCGAACAGATCGAGTTCGAGGAGGAACGCGTCGAACGGCAGAGTGCCCTCCTCGAAGGGGCGAGGGACAGCGGCGAGGAGTTCGACGTCGGTATCCGAACCCGTGCGATCGCCGGCCGCGACATCGGCAGCACGATCCTCACCGTCATCGACGAGGAGGACGCCGACGAAGTCCTCCTCGGCTGGGATGCACACCGCTCCCGGCGTGAGCATCTCTTCGGCTCGAACCTCGATCCGATCATGGGGCGGGCGCCCTGTGAAGTGACGTTCGTGCAGTACGGAAGCGATCGGATCGGGGACGTCGTCGTGCTGGTCAGCGGCGGGCCCCACACTCCGGCCGCCGTCAGACGCGGTGCCGAGTTCGCGGCTAGCGAACCCGACGCGACGCTGACGCTGCTCAACATCCAGCGCCCTGCCGAAACGAACGAGGCTGCCGACGAGGACGCATCCGAACCGCTCGACCCGATCGCGGAAGGGGAGTCCGTCATCGAACGGATCGCAACGGAGGCGGGACTCTCCGCGGACGAGTATACGACCCGGGTCGAGGTGAACGAGGACATCGAAGCGGGGATCCTCGGGTCGGTCAACGATTACGAGACGATCTGTGTCGGGACGACGCGCGACGGCGTCATCTCACAGGCGATCTCGGGAGCGATTCCCGAACGGATCGGACGGGAGGCGACGGGTACGGTCGCGATGGTTCGCGGCGAGGAGACCTCCCCGCGGTCGATCCGGGAGGGACTCATCGAACGGCTGAGCTCCTGAGCCCACCGGACGCTTACAGTGCTGTCCGTCCGGCAACTACAGTCGAAAAGAAGGAACGGTGGCCCGCTATCGGCGGCTCGACGCCCCGTTATACGGCTTCCGTCACCGCATCGAGGACCTCCGTATCCACGAAAATCACCAAGTGATCACCCTGCCGGACTACTGTATCGCCGCGCGGCGTCACGAACTTGCCGTCTCTGGAGATCGCACCGATCACGACCCGTTGTGGGAGATCGGTCATGGCGTCGGCGATCTCTCGGTCGACCAGTACGGATTCACGCCCGATTCCTACCTCTACGACCTCCGCGCGGTCGTGTTCGAGCATCGCGATCTTCTTGGTTCGATCGTGCCGAGTAAACTGAATGATCTCTTCGGCCGCTTCCTCAAGCGGACTAATCGCGACGTCGATCCCGACCTGTTCGAAGAGGTCCGCGTAGTCCGTCGATTCAATGACAGCGACCGTCCGATCGACCCCGAGGTGGGTCGCCAGTATGCACATCAGCAGGTTCTGCTCGTCCCGACCCATCGTGGCGACCAGGAGGTCCGCCCTCCCGATGTGCTCGCGTTTGAGAAAGTCTAGATCAGTTGCGCTTCTCTCCAAGACCGTCGTTTTCGGAAGCGCCTCGGCGATCGCACGTGCCCGGGCGGGATCACGCTCGATCAGCTGAGGGCGATACCCATGCTCCTCGAAAATCCGGGCGGTCTGAAAGCCGATCTCGCTTCCACCCACGATGACTATGTTCTCGAGGGACTCTCCCGCCTTCTGTCCGATCTCCTCCGAGAAACGTCTGATGGCGTCCGGGGCGCCGATCGTGACGATCCTATCACCGGATCGTAAGACGGTGTCCCCCTTCGGAACGAGCAGATCATCGTCCCGAAAGACTGCTGCGAACCTGAGGGCGTCATATCGATCCACGTCCCGAATCGATCGACCATCAAGCGGGCTTGTAGACGAGATATCGAACTCCGCCATCCGAACCACGCCCCCTGCGAACGAATTGACGTCATGAGCGCTCGGTAGCCCGGAAACACGGAAGATCGACTCGGCCGTCAACAGGTCGGTACTTATCAGGAGGTCGACGCCGAACGCCCCTTCTAAGCGAGTCCACGTCCGCAGGAAGTTTCGATGTTTGACACGCCCGATGGTGAATATGTCCCCGATCGCTTTGGCGATGTTACAGACGACGATGTTCGCCTCGTCGATGTCGGTACAGGCGATCACCATCTCCGCTTCGGCGATTCTCGCCTCTTCGAGGATTTGAAGGTCGGTCCCATCCCCCTGAACCGCTAATACGTCCATTGAATACGTCAGATCCTCGACCTTCTCGCCGTCCCGATCCACGACGACGACCTGATGGACTTCCGCGAGATCGTCCGCGATTGCCCATCCGACTTCGCCGGCTCCAACGATGATCACGTGCATGTAGATCCCTCGCAGTTCATTGGAGCGTAAT
Protein-coding sequences here:
- a CDS encoding amino acid permease; the encoded protein is MSSSDQELARDLGFLEAYTLGLGTMIGAGIFVLPGIVAESAGPASMVSFTLGGVVALLAALSLSELATGMPKAGGSYYYVNHALGSFFGTIVGWGMWAGLMFATAFYMLGFGQYLTNQPSDALIVVAAGLVMASLLVAVNYRGVKETGSLQNVIVLVLICLIGAFIVVGLVRINTDLLTPFAPAGWGAVGATTGTVFVTFIGFEVIATSAEEIKDPGRNLPLSMIAAVVTPTLLYVLVMLVSTGLLPVPDLAGSDVPVADVAAEAVGVFGALSVAGYSLELATVGSVIMIAGAILATVSSANASILSAARVNFAMGRDRILTNWLNQIHEQYRTPYRAIVATGALILLLIASPLPIDTLADVASFMFLITYALVHIAVIVLRRADPDEYEPDFRIPAVLYPVVPIVGSLACLVIMVQMAWVVQAIGLGIVGAGVLWYQFYAKDKAIATSLVGEAIAEQPSRPPADEQLYRVVVPVANPETQRHLLRLAAASARESANSEGIDRAEIVAVNITEVPPQTSLEQIEFEEERVERQSALLEGARDSGEEFDVGIRTRAIAGRDIGSTILTVIDEEDADEVLLGWDAHRSRREHLFGSNLDPIMGRAPCEVTFVQYGSDRIGDVVVLVSGGPHTPAAVRRGAEFAASEPDATLTLLNIQRPAETNEAADEDASEPLDPIAEGESVIERIATEAGLSADEYTTRVEVNEDIEAGILGSVNDYETICVGTTRDGVISQAISGAIPERIGREATGTVAMVRGEETSPRSIREGLIERLSS
- a CDS encoding winged helix-turn-helix transcriptional regulator, yielding MEIRLDEIDRQVIYSLMKDSRNTSAPDVAEMVNVSPGTIRNRIERLEKAGVITGYSARIDFERADGQLTNLYICNAPVSERESLIGQVQTIPGVINVRELMAGQRNLHVLAIGEDTADLRRIATGISKLGIDIQEEDLVESEVDHPYVPYGPEEDERRRTLSDFMSLAGGSEIVEITVQDEAPVTGSTVAEAVEDGIIDNQILLIAIEREGDILTPHGNTTIQAKDVVTLFSRGGVDEPMLTGFRGDSTPA
- a CDS encoding alpha/beta hydrolase; protein product: MQAGEIDPQAQAAVDRQDRLPLPHSRRGVKLLRLLTRPTMWLRNRNPPPVGATVDRRIPGPAGELTARLYLPDADGPVPTVVFFHGGGFVFGSIETHDWLCRHLTRESGCGVLSVDYRLAPEHPFPAAVEDAYAAVEWAAANPEAVDGTGTVAVAGDSAGGTLAAVAALMAAERDGPEIAQQTLVYPAVGIEERQESVRENAGIVLGEDDMEWFNRCYYVNEIHRRNPYADPANACDLSGVAPTTVVTAGFDPLRDGGTAYAERLVGDGVPTRYRNYDDMVHGFMTFRDVDRAREAIGDVGGDLAGLLTEG
- the trkA gene encoding Trk system potassium transporter TrkA, which gives rise to MHVIIVGAGEVGWAIADDLAEVHQVVVVDRDGEKVEDLTYSMDVLAVQGDGTDLQILEEARIAEAEMVIACTDIDEANIVVCNIAKAIGDIFTIGRVKHRNFLRTWTRLEGAFGVDLLISTDLLTAESIFRVSGLPSAHDVNSFAGGVVRMAEFDISSTSPLDGRSIRDVDRYDALRFAAVFRDDDLLVPKGDTVLRSGDRIVTIGAPDAIRRFSEEIGQKAGESLENIVIVGGSEIGFQTARIFEEHGYRPQLIERDPARARAIAEALPKTTVLERSATDLDFLKREHIGRADLLVATMGRDEQNLLMCILATHLGVDRTVAVIESTDYADLFEQVGIDVAISPLEEAAEEIIQFTRHDRTKKIAMLEHDRAEVVEVGIGRESVLVDREIADAMTDLPQRVVIGAISRDGKFVTPRGDTVVRQGDHLVIFVDTEVLDAVTEAV